The following coding sequences are from one Triticum aestivum cultivar Chinese Spring chromosome 5A, IWGSC CS RefSeq v2.1, whole genome shotgun sequence window:
- the LOC123101117 gene encoding probable periplasmic serine protease do/HhoA-like, producing MVRTGSGRGGHGCAGSGGVTELRRGGGPSGGAAHSGGHAGSCGMGEREGRSHWPKTKDRYEYHPGAQVTVHLLDDTTAEGRLLYHQEHYRIALFKVAVDHRVELASFADTVDDGQEVLQLGRQEDFNLKITRGAVEYRNPELDEGHHYMYFSRDKKYVENDERHGKNVWMARGKGPIRPKCDDGGDPVIDIAGKVVEMTNHCGSWYFVPSSILNVCIDLWRNFGCIPRPLLGLQFEAIKFLDPTHAEYIWRKLNIDDGLVVDEVSTASHAEEVGIRVGDIIQYINGERISTTTELENKLLSICRGNFDRGTDINAKVDVSVRVFHTANRLWRTQHLTVNVSGHREVVEQAYYPITNGEEFSAQVKLMESMKLGGKQFTFDVACD from the exons ATGGTGAGGACGGGGTCTGGTCGAGGAGGCCACGGATGCGCGGGATCCGGCGGCGTTACGGAGCTGCGGCGGGGTGGAGGTCCTTCGGGCGGCGCTGCACATTCGGGCGGCCATGCGGGCTCCTGCgggatgggagagagagagggaagaag CCATTGGCCAAAGACCAAAGACCGGTACGAGTATCATCCAGGCGCTCAA GTTACGGTTCACTTGCTTGATGACACCACTGCGGAGGGCCGTCTGCTCTACCACCAGGAGCATTACCGAATTGCTTTATTTAAGGTTGCGGTGGATCATCGTGTTGAATTAGCCTCCTTTGCTGACACGGTTGATGATGGTCAAGAGGTTTTGCAGCTTGGAAGACAAGAAGATTTTAATCTAAAGATAACCCGGGGCGCGGTAGAGTACCGGAATCCAGAACTAGATGAAGGACACCACTACATGTACTTCTCCCGAGATAAAAAATATGTG GAGAACGATGAACGACATGGAAAGAATGTGTGGATGGCAAGGGGAAAGGGTCCCATCCGGCCTAAG TGTGACGATGGTGGAGACCCCGTCATTGATATTGCTGGAAAGGTTGTGGAAATGACCAACCATTGTGGAAGTTGGTATTTTGTTCCTTCTTCCATTTTGAATGTGTGCATCGATTTGTGGAGAAATTTTGG GTGCATCCCTCGGCCCCTCCTTGGTTTGCAGTTTGAGGCCATAAAGTTTCTAGATCCAACACATGCTGAATATATATGGCGCAAGTTAAACATTGATGATGGTCTTGTTGTTGACGAG GTGTCAACTGCGTCGCATGCTGAGGAAGTTGGAATCCGAGTAGGTGATATTATTCAATACATTAATGGAGAACGCATTTCTACCACAACTGAG TTGGAAAACAAGTTACTGAGCATATGTAGGGGTAATTTTGATAGAGGAACTGACATTAATGCCAAAGTGGATGTTTCT GTACGGGTATTTCACACGGCCAACCGTCTCTGGAGAACACAACATTTAACTGTAAATGTATCTGGTCACCGAGAAGTTGTGGAACAAG CTTATTATCCTATCACAAATGGAGAAGAGTTTTCTGCTCAG GTTAAACTGATGGAATCAATGAAATTGGGAGGAAAGCAGTTCACGTTTGATGTTGCATGTGATTGA